One genomic region from Anguilla rostrata isolate EN2019 chromosome 2, ASM1855537v3, whole genome shotgun sequence encodes:
- the LOC135248260 gene encoding HUWE1-associated protein modifying stress responses, which produces MEDKKEEGEAEIQEHGPEHWFTKWERQCLAEAEQEEPNEEEADQSQQKLWHLFQNSATAVAQLYKDRVCQQQGLSLWVPFQNAATAVTNLYKESIEAHQRSYDLGIQIGYQRRNKDVLAWVKKRRRTIRREDLISFLCGKVPPPRTSKAPPKLTVMSPNRAPSSETSSSVETDLQPFREAIALHGLSGAMASISVRSSTPGSPTHVSSSSNPSRRRNGLHDVDLNTFISEEMALHLDNGGTRKRTSAQCGDVITDSPTHKRNRMI; this is translated from the exons ATGGAGGATaagaaggaggagggagaagcaGAGATCCAGGAACATGGCCCCGAACACTGGTTCACGAAATGGGAGCGGCAGTGCTTGGCCGAGGCCGAACAGGAGGAGCCGAATGAGGAGGAGGCTGATCAAAGCCAGCAGAAACTGTGGCACCTCTTCCAGAACTCCGCTACTGCGGTTGCACAGCTCTACAAAG ACCGAGTATGTCAACAACAGGGACTCTCGCTATGGGTACCGTTTCAGAATGCGGCAACAGCTGTAACCAATCTGTATAAAG AAAGCATAGAAGCTCATCAAAGAAGTTATGACCTAGGAATTCAGATCGGCTATCAACGTCGCAATAAGGATGTTTTGGCATGGGTTAAAAAGAGACGAAGAACGATTCGAAGAGAGGACTTAATCAGTTTCTTGTGTGGCAAAGTACCTCCACCAAGGACTTCTAAAGCTCCACCAAAACTGACTGTTATGTCTCCGAACCGGGCACCTTCCTCTGAAACTAGCTCATCTGTAGAGACTGATTTACAGCCGTTCAGAGAAGCCATTGCATTGCACG gtCTAAGTGGAGCAATGGCCAGCATAAGTGTCCGTTCCAGTACTCCTGGGTCTCCTACTCATGTGAGCAGCAGCTCCAACCCGAGTCGCAGGAGAAATGGACTCCATGATGTGGACTTGAACACTTTCATATCGGAAGAAATGGCACTCCATTTAGACAATGGTGGCACTAGGAAGCGGACCTCAGCCCAGTGTGGCGATGTCATCACAGACTCGCCAACTCACAAACGCAATCGAATGATCTGA
- the LOC135248261 gene encoding ubiquitin carboxyl-terminal hydrolase 7 isoform X1: MNQNHNHTQQQQQKTGEQQLSEPEDMEMEAGDTDNPLRISQNPVINGNVAMADGHNTEEDMEDDTSWRSEATFRFVVEQFSRLSESVLGQPCFVRNLPWKIMVMPRFYPDRPHQKSVGFFLQCNAESESTSWSCHAQAMLKIINFKDDEKSFSRRISHLFFHKENDWGFSNFMSWSDVTDPERGFIEDDKVSFEVYVQADAPHGVAWDSKKHTGYVGLKNQGATCYMNSLLQTLFFTNQLRRAVYMMPTEGDDSSKSVPLALQRVFYELQHSDKPVGTKKLTKSFGWETLDSFMQHDVQELCRVLLDNVENKMKGTCVEGTIPKLFRGKMVSYIQCKHVDYISERIEDYYDIQLSIKGKKKIFESFKDYVTVEQLDGDNKYDAGEHGLQEAEKGVKFLTLPPVLHLQLMRFMYDPQTDQNIKINDRFEFPEQLPLDEFLQKPDVKDPANYVLHAVLVHSGDNHGGHYVVYLNPRGEEKWCKFDDDVVSRCTKEEAIEHNYGGHDDDLSVRHCTNAYMLVYIRESKLSEVLQPVTDLDIPQQLVERLQEEKRVEAQKRKERQEAHLYMQVQIVTEDQFCGHQGNDMYDEEKVKYTVFKFLKNSTLAEFVQNLSQTMGFPQDQIRLWPMQARSNGTKRPAMLDYDADCSKSMIDLSDNENPWTIFLETVDPEIATTGVALPKFDKDHDVMLFLKMYDPKSSSLNYCGHIYTPISCKIRDLLPVMCERAGYQQGTSLILYEEVKPNLTERIQDYDVSLDKALDELMDGDIIVFQKDDPENDASELPTAKDYFRDLYHRVDVIFCDKTILNDPGFVVTLSNRMNYFQVAKTVAQRLNTDPMLLQFFKSQGYRDGPGNPLRHNYEGTLRDLLQFFKPRQPKKLFYQQLKMNITDFENRRSFKSIWLNSQFREEEITLYPDKHGCVQDLLEECKKAVELSEKGSEKLRLLEIVSYKIIGVHQEDELLECLSPAASRTFRIEEIHLDQVDLDKENEMLIPVAHFHKEVFGTFGIPFLLKIRQGEPFREVMRRIQTMLDVQEKEFEKFKFAIVMMGRHQYINEDEYEVNLKDFESQPGNMSHPRPWLGLDHFNKAPKRSRYTYLEKAIKIHN; this comes from the exons ATGAACCAGAACCACAACCACactcagcaacagcagcaaaaaaCCGGCGAGCAACAGCTTAGCGAGCCCGAGGATATGGAGATGGAAG ctgGAGATACAGACAACCCCCTGAGGATCTCCCAGAATCCTGTCATCAATGGGAATGTAGCCATGGCTGATGGACATAACACAGAGGAAGACATGGAGGATG acacCAGTTGGCGATCAGAAGCTACTTTTCGCTTTGTAGTGGAGCAATTCAGCAGACTGAGCGAGTCTGTTCTTGGCCAACCTTGTTTTGTGAGGAACTTGCCCTGGAAGATCATGGTAATGCCTCGCTTCTACCCAGACAGGCCACACCAGAAGAGTGTGGGCTTCTTCCTTCAGTGCAATGCAGAGTCTGAATCCAC GTCATGGTCATGTCATGCCCAGGCAATGCTGAAAATCATAAACTTTAAAGATGATGAAAAATCTTTCAGTCGCAGGATCAGCCACCTTTTCTTTCACAAGGAAAATGACTGGGGCTTTTCCAACTTCATGTCTTGGAGT GATGTGACTGATCCAGAGAGGGGCTTTATTGAAGATGACAAAGTGTCCTTTGAAGTGTATGTACAGGCTGATGCACCACACGGAGTGGC gtGGGATTCAAAGAAACACACCGGCTATGTTGGGTTGAAGAACCAAGGAGCGACATGCTACATGAACAGTTTATTACAGACACTGTTCTTCACAAATCAGCTTCGGCGG GCTGTGTATATGATGCCTACAGAAGGAGATGATTCCTCCAAAAGTGTGCCGCTTGCCCTACAGAGGGTTTTCTATGAGCTTCAACATAGTGATAAGCCCGTGGGAACAAAGAAGTTGACAAAGTCATTTGG GTGGGAAACACTAGACAGTTTCATGCAGCACGATGTGCAGGAACTCTGTCGAGTG cTTCTCGACAATGTTGAGAACAAGATGAAAGGCACTTGTGTGGAAGGCACTATTCCTAAACTTTTCAGGGGAAAGATGGTG TCCTATATCCAGTGTAAGCATGTGGACTACATATCTGAGCGAATAGAAGATTACTATGATATCCAGCTCAGtataaagggaaagaaaaaga TCTTTGAGTCCTTCAAAGATTACGTGACAGTGGAACAGCTGGATGGGGACAACAAATATGATGCTGGAGAGCATGGTCTGCAG GAAGCTGAAAAAGGGGTGAAGTTCCTGACATTGCCTCCGGTTCTGCACTTGCAGCTCATGCGATTTATGTATGACCCCCAGACAGACCAAAACATAAAGATCAATGACAG ATTTGAGTTCCCAGAACAGTTACCTCTCGATGAGTTTCTGCAGAAGCCAGATGTGAAGGACCCTGCCAATTACGTTCTCCACGCAGTGCTGGTTCACAGTGGGGATAACCATGGCGGGCACTATGTGGTCTATCTCAACcccagaggagaggaaaaa TGGTGCAAATTTGATGACGATGTTGTGTCCAGATGTACGAAAGAAGAGGCGATTGAGCACAACTACGGAGGGCATGACGATGACTTATCTGTGCGTCACTGTACAAACGCATACATGTTGGTGTACATTAGAGAATCCAAACTCa GTGAGGTGTTGCAGCCTGTTACAGACCTCGACATCCCTCAGCAGCTGGTAGAGCGACTCCAGGAAGAGAAGAGGGTGGAAGCCCAGAAGAGGAAGGAGCGGCAGGAGGCTCATCTGTACATGCAAGTGCAG attgTAACAGAAGATCAGTTCTGTGGACATCAGGGCAATGACATGTATGACGAAGAAAAAGTTAAGTACACAGTGTTCAAATTCCTGAAGAACTCTACGCTTGCAGAGTTTGTCCAGAACCTCTCCCAGACAATG GGCTTCCCTCAGGATCAGATACGGTTATGGCCAATGCAGGCAAGGAGTAATGGTACAAAGAGGCCAGCCATGTTGGATTATGACGCTGATTGCAGCAAGTCT ATGATTGACTTGAGTGACAATGAAAACCCATGGACAATATTTTTGGAAACGGTCGATCCAGAAATAGCAACCACTGGTGTGGCTTTACCCAAGTTTGACAAAGACC atgatGTCATGTTGTTCTTGAAGATGTACGATCCAAAGTCTAGCAGCTTAAATTATTGCGGACATATCTACACTCCTATATCCTGtaaaataa GAGACTTGCTGCCAGTCATGTGTGAAAGAGCAGGATACCAGCAAGGAACTAGCCTTATCCTCTATGAG gaagTTAAACCAAACTTAACAGAGAGAATTCAAGACTATGATGTCTCCCTAGACAAAGCTCTCGATGAACTCATGGATGGGGATATAATAGTGTTTCAGAA GGATGACCCTGAAAATGACGCAAGTGAATTACCAACTGCAAAAGACTACTTCAGAGACCTGTACCACCGTGTTGATGTAATCTTCTGTGACAAAACAATCCTCAATGACCCAGGCTTTGTGGTGACACTCTCAAATAGAATGAACTACTTCCAG GTGGCTAAAACTGTTGCTCAGAGGTTAAACACTGACCCAATGTTGCTTCAGTTCTTCAAGTCCCAAGG ATACAGAGATGGACCTGGTAACCCTCTCCGGCACAATTATGAAGGCACTCTCAGAGACCTGCTGCAGTTCTTCAAGCCCAGGCAGCCTAAGAAGCTGTTCTATCAGCAG TTGAAGATGAATATCACAGATTTTGAAAACCGAAGGAGTTTCAAGTCCATATGGCTGAACAGTCAGTTTCGGGAAGAg GAAATAACACTCTACCCTGACAAGCATGGCTGTGTCCAAGACCTGTTGGAAGAGTGTAAAAAAGCTGTTGAACTGTCTGAAAAAGGCTCAGAAAAGTTGAG GCTGCTCGAAATTGTAAGCTACAAAATAATTGGGGTCCACCAAGAAGATGAATTGTTAGAATGTTTATCTCCAGCTGCAAGTCGGACATTCAGAATAGAG GAAATTCATCTGGACCAAGTAGATCTTGATAAGGAAAACGAAATGCTGATTCCTGTTGCACATTTCCACAAGGAAGTTTTTGGAACTTTTGGTATCCCGTTTTTACTGAAAATCCGTCAG GGCGAGCCCTTCAGAGAGGTCATGAGGAGAATTCAGACCATGCTTGATGTTCAGGAGAAAGAGTTTGAAAAG tttaaGTTTGCAATTGTGATGATGGGACGGCATCAGTACATCAACGAAGATGAATATGAAGTAAATCTGAAAGACTTTGAGTCTCAGCCAG GGAATATGTCGCATCCTCGGCCGTGGTTAGGGCTTGACCATTTCAACAAGGCTCCAAAGAGAAGCCGCTACACATACCTGGAAAAAGCAATCAAGATTCACAACTGA
- the LOC135248261 gene encoding ubiquitin carboxyl-terminal hydrolase 7 isoform X2, whose product MNQNHNHTQQQQQKTGEQQLSEPEDMEMEAGDTDNPLRISQNPVINGNVAMADGHNTEEDMEDDTSWRSEATFRFVVEQFSRLSESVLGQPCFVRNLPWKIMVMPRFYPDRPHQKSVGFFLQCNAESESTSWSCHAQAMLKIINFKDDEKSFSRRISHLFFHKENDWGFSNFMSWSDVTDPERGFIEDDKVSFEVYVQADAPHGVAWDSKKHTGYVGLKNQGATCYMNSLLQTLFFTNQLRRAVYMMPTEGDDSSKSVPLALQRVFYELQHSDKPVGTKKLTKSFGWETLDSFMQHDVQELCRVLLDNVENKMKGTCVEGTIPKLFRGKMVSYIQCKHVDYISERIEDYYDIQLSIKGKKKIFESFKDYVTVEQLDGDNKYDAGEHGLQEAEKGVKFLTLPPVLHLQLMRFMYDPQTDQNIKINDRFEFPEQLPLDEFLQKPDVKDPANYVLHAVLVHSGDNHGGHYVVYLNPRGEEKVSFKEPIWCKFDDDVVSRCTKEEAIEHNYGGHDDDLSVRHCTNAYMLVYIRESKLSEVLQPVTDLDIPQQLVERLQEEKRVEAQKRKERQEAHLYMQVQIVTEDQFCGHQGNDMYDEEKVKYTVFKFLKNSTLAEFVQNLSQTMGFPQDQIRLWPMQARSNGTKRPAMLDYDADCSKSMIDLSDNENPWTIFLETVDPEIATTGVALPKFDKDHDVMLFLKMYDPKSSSLNYCGHIYTPISCKIRDLLPVMCERAGYQQGTSLILYEEVKPNLTERIQDYDVSLDKALDELMDGDIIVFQKDDPENDASELPTAKDYFRDLYHRVDVIFCDKTILNDPGFVVTLSNRMNYFQVAKTVAQRLNTDPMLLQFFKSQGYRDGPGNPLRHNYEGTLRDLLQFFKPRQPKKLFYQQLKMNITDFENRRSFKSIWLNSQFREEEITLYPDKHGCVQDLLEECKKAVELSEKGSEKLRLLEIVSYKIIGVHQEDELLECLSPAASRTFRIEEIHLDQVDLDKENEMLIPVAHFHKEVFGTFGIPFLLKIRQGEPFREVMRRIQTMLDVQEKEFEKFKFAIVMMGRHQYINEDEYEVNLKDFESQPGNMSHPRPWLGLDHFNKAPKRSRYTYLEKAIKIHN is encoded by the exons ATGAACCAGAACCACAACCACactcagcaacagcagcaaaaaaCCGGCGAGCAACAGCTTAGCGAGCCCGAGGATATGGAGATGGAAG ctgGAGATACAGACAACCCCCTGAGGATCTCCCAGAATCCTGTCATCAATGGGAATGTAGCCATGGCTGATGGACATAACACAGAGGAAGACATGGAGGATG acacCAGTTGGCGATCAGAAGCTACTTTTCGCTTTGTAGTGGAGCAATTCAGCAGACTGAGCGAGTCTGTTCTTGGCCAACCTTGTTTTGTGAGGAACTTGCCCTGGAAGATCATGGTAATGCCTCGCTTCTACCCAGACAGGCCACACCAGAAGAGTGTGGGCTTCTTCCTTCAGTGCAATGCAGAGTCTGAATCCAC GTCATGGTCATGTCATGCCCAGGCAATGCTGAAAATCATAAACTTTAAAGATGATGAAAAATCTTTCAGTCGCAGGATCAGCCACCTTTTCTTTCACAAGGAAAATGACTGGGGCTTTTCCAACTTCATGTCTTGGAGT GATGTGACTGATCCAGAGAGGGGCTTTATTGAAGATGACAAAGTGTCCTTTGAAGTGTATGTACAGGCTGATGCACCACACGGAGTGGC gtGGGATTCAAAGAAACACACCGGCTATGTTGGGTTGAAGAACCAAGGAGCGACATGCTACATGAACAGTTTATTACAGACACTGTTCTTCACAAATCAGCTTCGGCGG GCTGTGTATATGATGCCTACAGAAGGAGATGATTCCTCCAAAAGTGTGCCGCTTGCCCTACAGAGGGTTTTCTATGAGCTTCAACATAGTGATAAGCCCGTGGGAACAAAGAAGTTGACAAAGTCATTTGG GTGGGAAACACTAGACAGTTTCATGCAGCACGATGTGCAGGAACTCTGTCGAGTG cTTCTCGACAATGTTGAGAACAAGATGAAAGGCACTTGTGTGGAAGGCACTATTCCTAAACTTTTCAGGGGAAAGATGGTG TCCTATATCCAGTGTAAGCATGTGGACTACATATCTGAGCGAATAGAAGATTACTATGATATCCAGCTCAGtataaagggaaagaaaaaga TCTTTGAGTCCTTCAAAGATTACGTGACAGTGGAACAGCTGGATGGGGACAACAAATATGATGCTGGAGAGCATGGTCTGCAG GAAGCTGAAAAAGGGGTGAAGTTCCTGACATTGCCTCCGGTTCTGCACTTGCAGCTCATGCGATTTATGTATGACCCCCAGACAGACCAAAACATAAAGATCAATGACAG ATTTGAGTTCCCAGAACAGTTACCTCTCGATGAGTTTCTGCAGAAGCCAGATGTGAAGGACCCTGCCAATTACGTTCTCCACGCAGTGCTGGTTCACAGTGGGGATAACCATGGCGGGCACTATGTGGTCTATCTCAACcccagaggagaggaaaaagtgAGTTTCAAGGAGCCAATA TGGTGCAAATTTGATGACGATGTTGTGTCCAGATGTACGAAAGAAGAGGCGATTGAGCACAACTACGGAGGGCATGACGATGACTTATCTGTGCGTCACTGTACAAACGCATACATGTTGGTGTACATTAGAGAATCCAAACTCa GTGAGGTGTTGCAGCCTGTTACAGACCTCGACATCCCTCAGCAGCTGGTAGAGCGACTCCAGGAAGAGAAGAGGGTGGAAGCCCAGAAGAGGAAGGAGCGGCAGGAGGCTCATCTGTACATGCAAGTGCAG attgTAACAGAAGATCAGTTCTGTGGACATCAGGGCAATGACATGTATGACGAAGAAAAAGTTAAGTACACAGTGTTCAAATTCCTGAAGAACTCTACGCTTGCAGAGTTTGTCCAGAACCTCTCCCAGACAATG GGCTTCCCTCAGGATCAGATACGGTTATGGCCAATGCAGGCAAGGAGTAATGGTACAAAGAGGCCAGCCATGTTGGATTATGACGCTGATTGCAGCAAGTCT ATGATTGACTTGAGTGACAATGAAAACCCATGGACAATATTTTTGGAAACGGTCGATCCAGAAATAGCAACCACTGGTGTGGCTTTACCCAAGTTTGACAAAGACC atgatGTCATGTTGTTCTTGAAGATGTACGATCCAAAGTCTAGCAGCTTAAATTATTGCGGACATATCTACACTCCTATATCCTGtaaaataa GAGACTTGCTGCCAGTCATGTGTGAAAGAGCAGGATACCAGCAAGGAACTAGCCTTATCCTCTATGAG gaagTTAAACCAAACTTAACAGAGAGAATTCAAGACTATGATGTCTCCCTAGACAAAGCTCTCGATGAACTCATGGATGGGGATATAATAGTGTTTCAGAA GGATGACCCTGAAAATGACGCAAGTGAATTACCAACTGCAAAAGACTACTTCAGAGACCTGTACCACCGTGTTGATGTAATCTTCTGTGACAAAACAATCCTCAATGACCCAGGCTTTGTGGTGACACTCTCAAATAGAATGAACTACTTCCAG GTGGCTAAAACTGTTGCTCAGAGGTTAAACACTGACCCAATGTTGCTTCAGTTCTTCAAGTCCCAAGG ATACAGAGATGGACCTGGTAACCCTCTCCGGCACAATTATGAAGGCACTCTCAGAGACCTGCTGCAGTTCTTCAAGCCCAGGCAGCCTAAGAAGCTGTTCTATCAGCAG TTGAAGATGAATATCACAGATTTTGAAAACCGAAGGAGTTTCAAGTCCATATGGCTGAACAGTCAGTTTCGGGAAGAg GAAATAACACTCTACCCTGACAAGCATGGCTGTGTCCAAGACCTGTTGGAAGAGTGTAAAAAAGCTGTTGAACTGTCTGAAAAAGGCTCAGAAAAGTTGAG GCTGCTCGAAATTGTAAGCTACAAAATAATTGGGGTCCACCAAGAAGATGAATTGTTAGAATGTTTATCTCCAGCTGCAAGTCGGACATTCAGAATAGAG GAAATTCATCTGGACCAAGTAGATCTTGATAAGGAAAACGAAATGCTGATTCCTGTTGCACATTTCCACAAGGAAGTTTTTGGAACTTTTGGTATCCCGTTTTTACTGAAAATCCGTCAG GGCGAGCCCTTCAGAGAGGTCATGAGGAGAATTCAGACCATGCTTGATGTTCAGGAGAAAGAGTTTGAAAAG tttaaGTTTGCAATTGTGATGATGGGACGGCATCAGTACATCAACGAAGATGAATATGAAGTAAATCTGAAAGACTTTGAGTCTCAGCCAG GGAATATGTCGCATCCTCGGCCGTGGTTAGGGCTTGACCATTTCAACAAGGCTCCAAAGAGAAGCCGCTACACATACCTGGAAAAAGCAATCAAGATTCACAACTGA
- the LOC135248262 gene encoding lipopolysaccharide-induced tumor necrosis factor-alpha factor homolog isoform X1, translating to MYDLTIHPVRNMSTEGTTAATTSCPPYIKTVGGDVEEVKVYHLHTVFNPPTSATEEDIFKVQAPVPVYRSSPPTYKFVSYETVPGRSPGVTTCTSCQQQVMTNVTHKAGAFAWLMCFVFIFCGLFFGCCLIPFFAKRFKDVYHSCPRCNRILHVERSSCC from the exons ATGTATGATTTGACAATACACCCAGTG AGGAACATGAGTACTGAGGGGACCACAGCAGCAACCACATCCTGTCCACCTTATATTAAAACAG TTGGTGGTGATGTTGAAGAAGTGAAAGTTTATCATTTGCACACAGTGTTCAATCCACCCACATCTGCAACAGAGGAAGATATTTTCAAAGTTCAGGCACCTGTCCCTG TCTATAGGTCCTCCCCACCCACGTACAAGTTTGTCAGCTACGAGACTGTACCGGGACGATCCCCAGGGGTGAccacctgcacttcctgtcaacAGCAGGTCATGACAAATGTCACCCACAAAGCTGGTGCTTTTGCTTGGCTAATGTGCTTTGTCTTCATTTTCTGCGG ATTGTTTTTTGGCTGCTGCCTCATTCCGTTCTTTGCCAAACGCTTCAAAGACGTCTACCACTCCTGCCCAAGGTGTAATCGGATTCTTCATGTTGAGAGGTCATCCTGCTGTTGA
- the LOC135248262 gene encoding lipopolysaccharide-induced tumor necrosis factor-alpha factor homolog isoform X3 produces the protein MYDLTIHPVRNMSTEGTTAATTSCPPYIKTVFNPPTSATEEDIFKVQAPVPVYRSSPPTYKFVSYETVPGRSPGVTTCTSCQQQVMTNVTHKAGAFAWLMCFVFIFCGLFFGCCLIPFFAKRFKDVYHSCPRCNRILHVERSSCC, from the exons ATGTATGATTTGACAATACACCCAGTG AGGAACATGAGTACTGAGGGGACCACAGCAGCAACCACATCCTGTCCACCTTATATTAAAACAG TGTTCAATCCACCCACATCTGCAACAGAGGAAGATATTTTCAAAGTTCAGGCACCTGTCCCTG TCTATAGGTCCTCCCCACCCACGTACAAGTTTGTCAGCTACGAGACTGTACCGGGACGATCCCCAGGGGTGAccacctgcacttcctgtcaacAGCAGGTCATGACAAATGTCACCCACAAAGCTGGTGCTTTTGCTTGGCTAATGTGCTTTGTCTTCATTTTCTGCGG ATTGTTTTTTGGCTGCTGCCTCATTCCGTTCTTTGCCAAACGCTTCAAAGACGTCTACCACTCCTGCCCAAGGTGTAATCGGATTCTTCATGTTGAGAGGTCATCCTGCTGTTGA
- the LOC135248262 gene encoding lipopolysaccharide-induced tumor necrosis factor-alpha factor homolog isoform X2 yields the protein MSTEGTTAATTSCPPYIKTVGGDVEEVKVYHLHTVFNPPTSATEEDIFKVQAPVPVYRSSPPTYKFVSYETVPGRSPGVTTCTSCQQQVMTNVTHKAGAFAWLMCFVFIFCGLFFGCCLIPFFAKRFKDVYHSCPRCNRILHVERSSCC from the exons ATGAGTACTGAGGGGACCACAGCAGCAACCACATCCTGTCCACCTTATATTAAAACAG TTGGTGGTGATGTTGAAGAAGTGAAAGTTTATCATTTGCACACAGTGTTCAATCCACCCACATCTGCAACAGAGGAAGATATTTTCAAAGTTCAGGCACCTGTCCCTG TCTATAGGTCCTCCCCACCCACGTACAAGTTTGTCAGCTACGAGACTGTACCGGGACGATCCCCAGGGGTGAccacctgcacttcctgtcaacAGCAGGTCATGACAAATGTCACCCACAAAGCTGGTGCTTTTGCTTGGCTAATGTGCTTTGTCTTCATTTTCTGCGG ATTGTTTTTTGGCTGCTGCCTCATTCCGTTCTTTGCCAAACGCTTCAAAGACGTCTACCACTCCTGCCCAAGGTGTAATCGGATTCTTCATGTTGAGAGGTCATCCTGCTGTTGA
- the LOC135248262 gene encoding lipopolysaccharide-induced tumor necrosis factor-alpha factor homolog isoform X4, whose product MSTEGTTAATTSCPPYIKTVFNPPTSATEEDIFKVQAPVPVYRSSPPTYKFVSYETVPGRSPGVTTCTSCQQQVMTNVTHKAGAFAWLMCFVFIFCGLFFGCCLIPFFAKRFKDVYHSCPRCNRILHVERSSCC is encoded by the exons ATGAGTACTGAGGGGACCACAGCAGCAACCACATCCTGTCCACCTTATATTAAAACAG TGTTCAATCCACCCACATCTGCAACAGAGGAAGATATTTTCAAAGTTCAGGCACCTGTCCCTG TCTATAGGTCCTCCCCACCCACGTACAAGTTTGTCAGCTACGAGACTGTACCGGGACGATCCCCAGGGGTGAccacctgcacttcctgtcaacAGCAGGTCATGACAAATGTCACCCACAAAGCTGGTGCTTTTGCTTGGCTAATGTGCTTTGTCTTCATTTTCTGCGG ATTGTTTTTTGGCTGCTGCCTCATTCCGTTCTTTGCCAAACGCTTCAAAGACGTCTACCACTCCTGCCCAAGGTGTAATCGGATTCTTCATGTTGAGAGGTCATCCTGCTGTTGA